A region from the Salifodinibacter halophilus genome encodes:
- a CDS encoding BamA/TamA family outer membrane protein: MLRLACLLALLAVAVSASSDTVAVKVKGINDTLTANARKVMSLTADHDKGWPAAKIRRLYRLAPEEIRKALQPYGYFNPSIDGNLKQPAEDDDQWQATFRVKHGPATKISKLNLAVEGPGKEQSAIVHALHDTDLEAGDRLIQSRYKNTKNSLASAARQSGYLNAQFSQSAIRVDPKQNTAAIDLVLNTGTRYYFGDVAFHQSVLADQFAQRFVPFAAGEPFSDDKLLQLQLKLAKTDYYKAIDVSAKRDQPTLRHVGSPWLENMIFGDDPIWSATNQLRVPVNVRAKASPPIHYRMSGGYGTNTGPRVGLGLDLRHINRYGHQFHADLQVSQVKQRLHASYDIPIRNVNSDKLSFTGDIANEDFGDITSFRYGVGAVRDIGWRFGRRRVSLHFLRSTYDLHDGAGDRTENLLYPEYNISFKRANKSLNPTRGVSASVDVRGGSSAVLSATNFMRGDVEAKAIYPLASKLDGLVRGHFGALGASDFAALPPSQRFFAGGQHSVRGYGYQSISPTNGDRVDVGGKFVATASVEADYWVYGNFGAAAFFDMGDAANNLNFDFKRGVGIGFRWASPVGMVAIDVTHPLDDQGSPVSLGISIGPRL; the protein is encoded by the coding sequence GTGCTTCGGCTTGCATGTCTGCTGGCGCTTCTAGCGGTCGCAGTCTCGGCGTCGTCGGATACAGTGGCGGTCAAGGTCAAAGGCATAAATGACACGTTGACGGCCAATGCCCGCAAAGTCATGTCACTGACGGCCGATCACGACAAGGGTTGGCCAGCAGCAAAGATACGCCGGTTGTATCGGTTGGCCCCCGAAGAAATCCGCAAGGCATTACAGCCATACGGTTATTTCAATCCGTCGATTGATGGGAATCTGAAACAGCCGGCCGAAGACGATGATCAGTGGCAGGCCACGTTTCGCGTCAAGCATGGCCCGGCAACCAAGATCAGCAAACTCAATCTAGCCGTCGAAGGCCCGGGGAAGGAGCAGTCAGCAATCGTCCACGCATTGCACGACACCGATCTGGAAGCGGGGGATCGACTGATCCAGTCACGATATAAAAACACCAAAAATTCGCTGGCCTCAGCCGCGCGCCAATCGGGCTATCTGAATGCCCAGTTTAGTCAATCGGCGATCCGGGTTGATCCGAAACAAAACACGGCGGCGATCGACCTGGTTCTCAATACGGGGACGCGTTATTACTTTGGTGACGTCGCATTTCACCAGTCGGTATTGGCCGACCAATTCGCCCAGCGCTTCGTGCCGTTTGCCGCCGGCGAGCCGTTTTCCGACGATAAGCTCTTGCAGCTGCAGTTAAAACTGGCAAAAACCGACTATTACAAGGCGATAGACGTAAGTGCTAAGCGAGACCAACCGACGTTGAGGCATGTCGGCTCGCCGTGGTTGGAAAATATGATTTTCGGCGACGATCCGATCTGGTCCGCCACTAATCAGCTGCGGGTGCCGGTGAACGTGCGGGCTAAAGCGAGCCCACCGATCCATTACCGGATGTCGGGCGGCTATGGCACCAATACTGGCCCACGCGTGGGTTTGGGGTTGGATTTGCGGCATATCAACAGATATGGCCACCAGTTCCACGCTGATCTTCAGGTGTCGCAGGTCAAACAACGACTGCACGCGAGCTACGATATCCCGATCCGTAACGTCAATAGCGACAAGCTCAGTTTCACCGGCGATATCGCCAACGAGGATTTTGGTGATATCACTTCGTTTCGGTATGGCGTTGGCGCTGTCCGCGATATAGGTTGGCGCTTCGGCCGACGCCGTGTGTCGCTGCATTTTTTGCGCTCGACCTACGATCTCCACGATGGCGCTGGCGACCGCACCGAGAATCTGCTCTACCCGGAATACAACATCAGCTTTAAACGCGCCAATAAATCGCTCAACCCGACGCGCGGCGTGAGTGCGTCGGTGGATGTACGCGGCGGCTCGTCCGCCGTGTTGTCTGCCACCAATTTTATGCGCGGCGATGTCGAGGCCAAGGCTATTTATCCACTGGCTTCCAAGCTCGATGGCCTGGTGCGCGGTCATTTCGGGGCGCTTGGTGCGAGCGATTTCGCTGCGCTTCCGCCATCACAGCGGTTTTTTGCTGGTGGACAGCACAGCGTGCGCGGCTATGGTTATCAGTCGATCAGCCCGACCAACGGCGACCGTGTCGACGTCGGTGGCAAGTTTGTGGCGACGGCATCAGTCGAGGCTGACTACTGGGTCTATGGCAATTTTGGTGCTGCAGCCTTCTTCGACATGGGGGATGCTGCCAATAATTTGAATTTCGATTTCAAGCGCGGCGTGGGTATTGGCTTTCGCTGGGCATCGCCCGTCGGCATGGTGGCTATCGACGTCACCCATCCACTGGATGACCAGGGGTCGCCGGTCAGCCTCGGGATCAGCATCGGGCCTCGGCTTTGA
- a CDS encoding DUF4124 domain-containing protein — protein MNTRTIMVLSGLLVCGAANATIYTWVDSSGVRHYSDIAQNKKAEKVDLSRLQAVQSNGNALEFVRSHAATPQKSTIKSPGHENKKGRENAEPSTP, from the coding sequence ATGAATACGCGCACAATCATGGTATTGAGCGGCTTGTTGGTGTGTGGCGCGGCCAATGCCACGATTTATACTTGGGTGGACAGTAGTGGTGTGCGCCACTACAGTGACATCGCGCAGAATAAAAAAGCGGAAAAAGTCGATCTGTCCAGATTGCAGGCCGTTCAAAGCAACGGTAACGCGCTCGAATTTGTGCGCAGCCACGCCGCTACGCCGCAAAAAAGTACAATAAAATCCCCAGGCCATGAGAATAAAAAAGGCCGAGAAAACGCGGAGCCTTCGACGCCCTAA
- the glnA gene encoding type I glutamate--ammonia ligase: protein MSNSQALNLIEETKARFVDFRFCDTRGKEQNITMPAHAVDEEFIEEGKMFDGSSIDGWKGINESDMVMMPQDESAVLDPFFEEPTVVIRCNVLEPNTMMGYERDPRTIAERAESYLQSTGVADTALFGPEPEFFVFDSVTWQNEMGRVGYQIDSQEAWWNSNRNYPEGNHGHRPGIKGGYFPVPPVDSLQDVRSAMCIAMEEMGLTTEVHHHEVGTAGQGEIGVKFNTLVSKSDETLVYKYCVAQVAESFGKTATFMPKPLVGDNGTGMHVHQSLVKDGKNIFSGEEYGGLSQEALYYIGGIIKHAKAINAFANASTNSYKRLVKHFEAPVLLAYSARNRSASVRIPWVASPKARRIEIRFPDPTANPYLAFSAMLMAGLDGIENKIHPGEAMDKDLYDLPPEEEQAIPMVAQSLEEALDALNNDREFLKKGDVFTDDVIDGYIELKSEEVLTLKMSTHPAEFDLYYSC, encoded by the coding sequence ATGTCGAACAGCCAAGCCCTTAACCTCATCGAGGAAACGAAAGCCCGGTTTGTGGATTTCCGGTTCTGCGACACGCGCGGCAAAGAGCAAAACATCACCATGCCGGCGCATGCTGTCGATGAAGAATTCATCGAGGAAGGCAAGATGTTCGACGGCTCGTCGATCGACGGCTGGAAAGGCATCAATGAGTCGGATATGGTCATGATGCCGCAGGATGAGTCGGCCGTTCTCGATCCGTTTTTCGAGGAACCCACCGTCGTTATCCGCTGCAATGTGCTTGAGCCGAACACCATGATGGGCTACGAGCGCGACCCGCGGACCATCGCCGAACGCGCCGAATCCTATTTACAATCCACTGGCGTTGCGGATACCGCGCTGTTCGGGCCGGAGCCGGAGTTCTTCGTCTTCGACTCTGTCACCTGGCAAAACGAAATGGGGCGTGTCGGGTATCAGATTGACTCGCAAGAAGCGTGGTGGAATTCGAACCGCAACTATCCCGAAGGCAACCATGGCCACCGGCCGGGGATTAAGGGAGGCTATTTTCCGGTCCCGCCGGTTGATTCTCTCCAGGACGTCCGTTCGGCCATGTGTATCGCCATGGAAGAAATGGGGTTGACCACCGAGGTCCATCACCATGAAGTCGGCACGGCCGGTCAGGGGGAGATTGGCGTCAAGTTTAATACGCTTGTTAGCAAGTCAGACGAAACGCTGGTCTACAAGTACTGTGTCGCCCAAGTCGCCGAGAGCTTCGGCAAGACCGCGACCTTTATGCCCAAGCCGTTGGTGGGTGACAACGGTACGGGCATGCATGTGCACCAGTCATTGGTGAAAGACGGCAAAAACATCTTTTCCGGAGAGGAATACGGTGGTTTGTCGCAAGAGGCGCTGTACTATATTGGCGGTATCATCAAGCACGCTAAGGCCATCAACGCCTTCGCCAACGCCTCGACCAACAGCTACAAGCGGCTGGTCAAGCACTTCGAAGCACCCGTGCTATTGGCCTACTCGGCCCGTAATCGCTCGGCATCAGTTCGCATTCCGTGGGTGGCGAGTCCCAAGGCACGACGTATCGAGATACGCTTCCCCGACCCGACAGCCAATCCGTATCTCGCCTTTTCGGCGATGTTAATGGCTGGCCTCGACGGGATCGAGAATAAAATCCATCCAGGCGAGGCCATGGACAAGGATCTCTACGATCTGCCGCCCGAGGAAGAACAAGCGATCCCGATGGTGGCGCAGTCGCTCGAAGAAGCACTCGACGCACTCAATAACGACCGCGAGTTTTTGAAAAAAGGAGACGTCTTTACCGACGATGTCATCGACGGTTATATCGAACTGAAATCGGAAGAGGTGCTCACCCTTAAGATGAGTACACACCCGGCCGAATTCGATCTGTACTACTCCTGTTAA
- the glyQ gene encoding glycine--tRNA ligase subunit alpha — MDFQQLIAELQAYWSKHGCVVVQPLDMPVGAGTFHPATFLRSIGPEPWRAAYVQPSRRPTDGRYGHNPNRLQHYYQFQVLLKPSPLEIQDMYLDSLRALGLDLSIHDTRFVEDNWESPTLGAWGLGWEVWLNGMEITQFTYFQQVGGLDCRPVSGEITYGLERIAMYLQGVDSVYDLVWASGPQGTVRYGDIFHQNEVEQSHYNFEHANVDDLFARFDTIEAESRELNQAELPGPAYERLLECSHLFNLLDARRAISVTERQQYILRIRALSRQTAQAYYQSREARGFPLGNAVEGETA, encoded by the coding sequence ATGGATTTTCAACAGCTTATTGCTGAACTACAAGCCTATTGGTCCAAACATGGTTGTGTCGTTGTACAACCATTGGATATGCCGGTCGGCGCCGGGACATTTCATCCGGCGACATTTTTGCGATCTATCGGCCCTGAGCCGTGGCGAGCGGCTTACGTACAACCATCCCGGCGGCCAACCGACGGACGCTATGGGCACAACCCGAACCGTTTGCAGCATTATTATCAGTTCCAGGTGCTGTTGAAGCCGTCACCGCTGGAGATCCAGGACATGTATCTGGATTCACTCCGAGCGCTGGGGCTGGATCTATCGATCCACGACACCCGTTTTGTCGAGGATAACTGGGAATCGCCCACACTCGGTGCCTGGGGGCTAGGCTGGGAAGTTTGGCTCAACGGCATGGAAATAACCCAGTTCACCTATTTTCAACAGGTTGGCGGTCTCGATTGCCGCCCCGTATCCGGGGAGATTACCTACGGCCTTGAGCGCATCGCCATGTATCTACAAGGCGTAGATAGCGTCTACGACCTGGTCTGGGCGAGCGGACCGCAAGGCACGGTGCGCTACGGCGACATTTTCCACCAAAACGAAGTCGAACAGTCGCACTATAATTTCGAGCACGCCAACGTTGATGACTTGTTCGCGCGATTCGACACGATCGAAGCCGAAAGTCGCGAATTGAACCAGGCCGAACTCCCCGGGCCCGCTTACGAGCGCCTGCTGGAATGTTCCCACCTGTTCAATCTACTCGACGCGCGCCGCGCTATTTCAGTCACCGAGCGTCAGCAGTACATCCTGCGTATCCGTGCGCTGTCGCGGCAGACGGCGCAAGCTTATTATCAGTCACGCGAAGCGCGCGGTTTTCCGCTCGGCAACGCAGTCGAAGGTGAAACTGCATGA
- a CDS encoding glycine--tRNA ligase subunit beta, with translation MTAPLLIEIGVEELPPTAMLDLADQFASGIVAELEKNGFQQANYQRFATPRRLAVLIDDVADAAPGYTETVQGPGVDVAFDANDQPTGAANGFARSLGVTLDKLVIEETSRGRRLTGQREIPGRSLNEHIGEVLTQTITALNIPKRMRWGMNTDSFVRPVHWLTVIHGSTCMPASLFGIASDHQTRGHRFHHPGPIPLDDATHYESSLRHTGYVLADPEKRAAIINEQVAHTAAECDARSISDDTLLAEINALVEYPTALTGRFDTQFLELPREVLIATMEHHQRYLPLEDSAGSLTNSFITIANVDSAQPELVASGNERVIRPRLDDALFFWNQDRTRGLASLVPKLAGVQFETKLGNLADKQQRVARIAAYLAPLFELSTGDTERAAELAKADLLTEMVDEFPDLQGVMGEYYALNDGETADIARAIRTQYAPVGGTGAIPDTALGRNLALADRLDTLAGIFAVDKRPSGDKDPYALRRAALSVVRILIESGSQLDLNAALDYAVSIQPVEAPSGTVDALRMFHVERLRSYFLEQGTAPQDIDAILAVSSHDPMDISNRLQAVSHFRTLPDAARVYEAHKRIRNILKKQGDTDNAPTRSHYQQAAEKQLGEMLDHRALNKDALIDYSDSLQSLTHFAAPLAAFFDEVRVIVDDANLRNNRLALLGALDREFCRVADISRLAS, from the coding sequence ATGACAGCACCACTTCTTATCGAAATCGGCGTCGAGGAATTGCCCCCCACGGCCATGCTCGACCTCGCAGATCAATTCGCGAGCGGTATTGTCGCCGAGCTCGAAAAAAACGGGTTCCAACAGGCTAATTACCAGCGTTTTGCCACACCGCGTCGCTTGGCGGTCCTCATTGACGATGTTGCCGATGCGGCGCCGGGCTACACGGAGACGGTGCAAGGACCCGGCGTTGACGTCGCGTTCGACGCCAATGATCAACCGACGGGGGCGGCCAATGGGTTCGCACGGTCGCTTGGCGTGACACTCGACAAACTGGTGATCGAGGAGACCAGCCGGGGGAGACGTCTGACAGGTCAACGCGAAATACCTGGCCGTTCGCTTAACGAACACATCGGCGAAGTGCTCACTCAAACCATCACGGCACTCAACATTCCCAAGCGCATGCGCTGGGGCATGAACACCGATTCATTCGTGCGACCCGTCCATTGGTTGACAGTCATCCACGGCAGCACATGCATGCCGGCCTCGTTGTTCGGTATCGCCAGCGATCACCAGACCCGGGGGCATCGTTTTCATCACCCCGGCCCGATTCCCTTGGATGATGCAACCCACTATGAATCATCACTTCGACACACCGGGTACGTATTAGCCGATCCTGAAAAGCGCGCTGCGATTATCAACGAACAAGTTGCGCACACAGCAGCCGAATGCGATGCCCGCAGCATCTCTGACGATACGCTGCTGGCCGAGATCAACGCGCTTGTTGAGTATCCCACCGCGCTTACAGGGCGCTTCGATACGCAGTTCCTCGAGCTGCCGCGTGAAGTATTGATCGCCACAATGGAACATCACCAACGCTATCTCCCCCTCGAAGATAGTGCTGGCTCGTTAACCAATTCTTTTATCACCATCGCCAATGTCGATAGCGCTCAGCCTGAGCTGGTGGCCTCCGGTAATGAGCGGGTTATACGCCCGCGGCTGGACGACGCTTTGTTCTTCTGGAACCAGGATCGCACGCGTGGATTGGCGTCGCTTGTACCCAAGCTTGCTGGTGTGCAATTCGAGACCAAACTCGGCAATCTCGCGGATAAACAACAACGTGTTGCCCGCATCGCGGCTTATCTAGCACCGCTTTTCGAGCTCTCGACCGGCGACACTGAACGCGCCGCAGAACTCGCCAAAGCAGATCTGCTCACCGAGATGGTCGACGAATTTCCCGACCTTCAAGGCGTCATGGGCGAGTATTACGCGCTCAATGACGGTGAAACGGCGGACATCGCCCGCGCGATTCGAACCCAGTATGCGCCAGTTGGTGGCACTGGAGCCATTCCTGACACCGCGCTCGGGCGCAATTTGGCGTTGGCCGACCGCCTCGACACACTGGCGGGTATATTCGCGGTCGATAAACGACCGAGCGGTGACAAGGACCCATATGCGCTTCGTCGCGCCGCACTCAGCGTTGTTCGTATTCTGATCGAGTCGGGTAGCCAGCTTGATTTAAATGCGGCTCTCGACTATGCAGTGTCGATTCAACCCGTGGAGGCACCCTCGGGCACGGTCGATGCACTACGAATGTTCCACGTGGAACGTCTGCGCTCTTATTTCCTTGAACAAGGCACAGCGCCCCAGGACATCGACGCTATATTAGCCGTCAGCTCGCATGACCCCATGGACATCTCGAATCGTCTGCAAGCCGTTTCGCATTTTCGAACGTTACCGGACGCAGCTAGAGTCTATGAGGCCCACAAGCGTATTCGCAACATCCTCAAGAAACAGGGGGATACCGACAATGCGCCGACGAGGAGCCATTATCAGCAAGCGGCCGAAAAACAGCTCGGTGAAATGCTTGATCATCGTGCTCTCAATAAGGATGCGCTCATTGATTACAGCGACTCCCTCCAGAGCTTGACGCATTTCGCCGCGCCTTTGGCTGCCTTTTTCGACGAGGTTCGCGTCATAGTCGACGATGCGAACCTGCGCAACAATCGTCTTGCCCTGCTCGGCGCACTTGACCGTGAATTCTGTCGAGTTGCCGATATTTCGCGGCTGGCTAGTTAA
- the gyrB gene encoding DNA topoisomerase (ATP-hydrolyzing) subunit B, protein MAEPAPAYDSSDIKVLKGLEAVRKRPGMYIGDTDDGTGLHHMVFEVVDNAIDEALAGYCHEIAVTIHPDQSITVADDGRGIPVDWHTDEERPAAEVVMTMLHAGGKFDDNSYKVSGGLHGVGVSVVNALSDALTLSIYRDGQYYRQCYAMGEPSEELHSLGPTTETGTVMHFHPSPEVFTNITFSYEILARRLRELSFLNSGVRIRLNDESTDRSECFEYAGGIRAFVASLNENKTKLHDSVIYLSSVNEGITVETAMQWNDSYQDQVLCYTNNIPQRDGGTHMAGFRSALTRSINGYIERNGVAKKEKVTPSGEDAREGLTAVLSVKLPDPKFSSQTKDKLVSSEARSAVESAVSEYLSSFLLENPAEAKQIAAKVVQSARARDAARKARDITRRKGALDVAGLPGKLADCQEKEASKSELFLVEGDSAGGSAKQGRDRHYQAILPLKGKILNVEKSRFDKMLSSVEVGALITALGCGIGRDEFDPDKTRYHRIIIMTDADVDGSHIRTLLLTFFYRQMAALVEAGYVYIAQPPLYKVRSGKREYYVKDDPELASHLLDLASKNATIVGQSNRYDSDALHDLLGRYNRVQNDIARLARRYDPTVVTEMLGLPALSADYFYDQSFVADWGAQLQQRLDAVSDSNHRYSVTISAAETGQELGLRVTRTSHGVPHTSTFGQGFFNSPEYGALVDVSRMIAVLGSAPFDVMRGQSETRVETVEAAYRWLMAEAKRGLSIQRYKGLGEMNPEQLWETTMDPVNRRLVQVRIDDVIGADQMFSTLMGDQVEPRREFIEDNALQVANLDV, encoded by the coding sequence ATGGCGGAACCCGCACCGGCCTACGACTCCAGCGATATTAAAGTGCTTAAAGGGCTGGAAGCTGTCCGTAAGCGGCCTGGTATGTACATCGGTGATACCGATGATGGGACTGGGCTTCACCATATGGTCTTCGAGGTCGTCGATAATGCGATCGACGAAGCACTCGCTGGTTATTGTCACGAAATTGCGGTGACGATCCATCCAGATCAAAGCATAACTGTCGCCGACGATGGGCGGGGAATTCCCGTCGACTGGCATACCGACGAAGAGCGTCCTGCGGCCGAGGTGGTCATGACGATGCTTCATGCCGGCGGTAAGTTTGACGATAATTCGTACAAGGTTTCAGGCGGGCTTCACGGTGTCGGTGTGTCGGTGGTCAATGCGTTATCGGATGCGCTGACCTTAAGTATTTATCGTGATGGCCAGTATTATCGTCAGTGCTACGCCATGGGCGAGCCAAGCGAGGAGCTGCACTCACTTGGCCCAACGACGGAAACCGGAACGGTGATGCATTTCCATCCGTCGCCGGAAGTCTTTACCAATATCACGTTTAGCTACGAAATTTTAGCGCGGCGTCTTCGCGAGTTGTCTTTTCTGAATTCGGGGGTCCGGATTCGGCTAAACGATGAATCAACCGATCGTTCGGAATGTTTCGAATACGCAGGTGGGATCCGGGCTTTTGTGGCGTCGCTTAATGAGAACAAGACGAAGCTGCACGATTCGGTTATTTATCTGTCGAGCGTCAACGAAGGCATCACGGTTGAAACGGCGATGCAATGGAACGACTCCTACCAAGATCAGGTGCTGTGTTATACCAACAATATTCCACAGCGTGACGGCGGCACGCATATGGCGGGCTTCCGTAGCGCCCTGACCCGCTCCATTAATGGCTATATAGAGCGTAATGGCGTCGCGAAAAAAGAAAAGGTTACGCCGAGTGGTGAGGATGCGCGCGAAGGATTGACCGCTGTCCTATCGGTTAAGCTGCCTGATCCGAAATTTTCCTCGCAGACCAAGGATAAGTTGGTCTCGTCCGAGGCTCGGTCGGCGGTCGAATCAGCGGTTAGCGAGTATCTGTCCAGTTTTCTGTTGGAAAATCCTGCTGAGGCGAAGCAGATTGCGGCTAAGGTGGTGCAGTCGGCGCGAGCACGCGACGCCGCACGCAAGGCACGCGACATTACGCGCCGCAAAGGCGCATTGGACGTTGCCGGCCTTCCGGGTAAATTGGCTGACTGCCAGGAAAAGGAAGCGTCGAAATCGGAACTGTTTCTGGTTGAGGGGGATTCGGCTGGCGGGTCCGCCAAGCAGGGCCGAGACCGGCATTATCAAGCGATTCTGCCGTTGAAGGGCAAGATCTTGAATGTCGAGAAATCCCGTTTCGACAAAATGTTGTCATCGGTGGAAGTGGGCGCATTGATCACAGCGCTTGGCTGCGGGATCGGCCGTGACGAGTTCGATCCAGATAAGACGCGTTATCACCGCATCATCATCATGACCGATGCGGACGTCGATGGCTCGCATATCCGAACTCTGTTACTCACGTTCTTCTATCGGCAAATGGCGGCACTGGTTGAGGCTGGCTACGTGTATATCGCACAGCCGCCGCTCTACAAGGTCCGCTCCGGAAAACGAGAGTATTACGTCAAAGACGATCCGGAGCTGGCCTCTCATTTACTCGATTTGGCAAGTAAGAATGCCACGATCGTGGGCCAAAGCAATCGGTATGACAGCGACGCGTTGCACGATTTGCTGGGTCGCTATAACCGGGTTCAAAACGATATAGCGCGGTTAGCGCGCCGTTACGATCCGACAGTGGTCACTGAGATGCTTGGTTTACCTGCGCTTTCGGCTGATTATTTCTACGATCAATCGTTTGTAGCGGACTGGGGAGCGCAGCTGCAACAGCGACTCGACGCGGTATCCGACTCTAACCATCGCTACAGTGTGACCATTTCTGCGGCAGAAACCGGTCAAGAATTGGGTTTGCGGGTAACGCGGACCAGCCACGGTGTCCCCCATACGTCGACATTCGGACAAGGATTTTTCAATAGTCCGGAATACGGCGCCCTTGTTGATGTGAGCCGCATGATCGCCGTGTTGGGCAGTGCGCCATTCGATGTCATGCGGGGGCAGAGCGAGACCCGTGTGGAAACTGTTGAAGCCGCGTATCGTTGGCTCATGGCTGAGGCGAAACGGGGGCTGAGTATCCAGCGCTACAAAGGGCTTGGTGAAATGAATCCGGAGCAGCTATGGGAAACCACGATGGATCCCGTCAATCGGCGCTTGGTCCAAGTTAGGATCGACGACGTTATCGGCGCCGACCAAATGTTTTCCACATTAATGGGGGATCAGGTCGAGCCGCGTCGCGAATTCATTGAGGATAATGCCCTACAAGTCGCCAACCTCGACGTTTAA
- the recF gene encoding DNA replication/repair protein RecF, giving the protein MYFETLALRAFRCFESLNVEATPGVNVLLGDNAVGKSSVLEALFLLARGESFRQTGFSDRIRDGQSRFRVQAGIRDERNLGRSVSVEGAGNRTQLHLDAESNTTRLDLVQAIPLQLIDPNVHRLMTEGPRFRRRFLDWGVFHVEHSFFGSWQRFRRALKQRNRALRHAWPKKDVVAWDAILIREAEHLDACRRAHVDAIADALPQSIRDQFGHARIRFHYRPGWPVDENFDRALARTLDRDQKAGFTQVGPHRADLRIKLDQVQARNQVSRGQQKLLTTALLLAQARVMYGRRGLSPVLLVDDIAAELGQEYRDLLGKELAALGSQVFITFLDAASVPEPLASGRRITLATSDNGATVI; this is encoded by the coding sequence TTGTATTTCGAAACCCTGGCTCTGCGTGCATTCCGCTGTTTCGAAAGCCTGAATGTGGAGGCCACCCCCGGAGTCAATGTCCTGCTCGGCGACAATGCGGTTGGCAAGAGCAGTGTGCTCGAAGCACTATTTCTTTTAGCGCGTGGCGAGTCATTTCGACAGACTGGATTTTCGGATCGCATACGGGATGGTCAATCGCGCTTTCGAGTTCAGGCAGGCATACGCGATGAACGTAATCTAGGTCGTAGCGTGAGCGTCGAGGGTGCTGGTAACCGGACGCAGTTACACCTCGATGCAGAATCTAATACAACGCGACTCGATCTAGTTCAAGCGATACCGTTACAACTTATTGACCCCAACGTTCATCGGTTGATGACCGAGGGCCCTCGTTTTCGCCGGCGTTTTCTCGATTGGGGGGTGTTTCACGTGGAACATTCTTTTTTCGGGTCTTGGCAGCGGTTTCGGCGTGCGCTCAAACAGCGAAATCGGGCGTTGCGTCATGCCTGGCCCAAGAAAGATGTTGTCGCCTGGGATGCGATATTAATCCGTGAGGCTGAACATCTCGATGCGTGCCGTCGCGCTCATGTCGACGCCATCGCAGATGCTTTACCGCAGTCGATTCGCGACCAATTCGGCCATGCCAGGATTCGTTTTCATTATCGTCCCGGTTGGCCGGTTGATGAAAACTTCGATCGGGCACTCGCACGCACCCTGGATCGCGATCAGAAAGCAGGGTTCACCCAGGTTGGGCCGCACCGGGCGGATTTGCGCATTAAGCTTGATCAAGTGCAAGCGCGAAACCAGGTCTCGCGCGGGCAGCAAAAGCTTCTGACTACGGCGTTACTTCTGGCCCAAGCCCGTGTCATGTATGGGCGCCGTGGATTATCACCGGTCTTGTTGGTAGACGATATTGCAGCGGAGCTGGGCCAAGAATACCGCGACCTCCTCGGCAAGGAGCTTGCAGCTCTGGGAAGTCAGGTTTTTATCACGTTCCTCGATGCAGCTTCGGTTCCCGAACCATTAGCTAGTGGCAGGCGCATTACTTTGGCGACTTCGGATAATGGAGCAACCGTTATTTAG